From the genome of Pungitius pungitius chromosome 21, fPunPun2.1, whole genome shotgun sequence, one region includes:
- the LOC119213166 gene encoding G-protein coupled estrogen receptor 1-like has product MDTTTMCVDHLVVTDQINETKAVVSNLLQATPDAGQVYIVSLFLSSMYIIFLFPVGFLGNLLILVVNLSHKGHLTSPDVYFVNLAAADLFLVGDSLIEVFNLRQGYYNKPGLCTLMKLFQQVNMYSSVFFLTWMSIDRFVALTGSIGRRMPHARLSCCIIWVCSSLLTVLPFVAAQRQHVGELHFCFADVTQIQWLEVMLGFVLPFCVLGVCYFRIARVLQRSQRGREGLPGRQKALRMISAAVVVFFLCWLPENVFVSFHLLSGDTYRASVWQDYPLTGHAVRLAAFSNSCLNPLIYSFLGETFQEKLRTRWTKQHRSASGKSFSAPVANTGGHAKCNRPSYATHLTPHDPSSNG; this is encoded by the coding sequence ATGGACACGACCACCATGTGCGTGGACCACTTAGTCGTCACCGATCAGATAAACGAAACGAAGGCCGTGGTCTCAAATTTATTGCAGGCGACCCCGGACGCTGGCCAGGTTTATATTGtcagcctcttcctctccagcatGTACATCATCTTCCTGTTCCCGGTCGGCTTCCTCGGGAACCTCCTGATCCTAGTGGTCAACCTGAGCCACAAGGGCCACTTGACATCCCCGGACGTCTACTTTGTGAACCTGGCGGCGGCAGACCTCTTCCTCGTGGGCGACTCCCTGATCGAGGTGTTCAACCTGAGGCAGGGCTACTACAACAAGCCCGGCCTCTGCACCTTGATGAAGCTCTTCCAGCAGGTCAACATGTACAGCAGCGTCTTCTTCTTGACGTGGATGAGCATCGACCGCTTCGTGGCCCTGACGGGCTCGATCGGGCGCCGGATGCCGCACGCGCGCCTCAGCTGCTGCATCATCTGGGTGTGCTCGTCCCTGCTCACCGTGCTGCCCTTCGTCGCGGCGCAGAGGCAGCACGTCGGAGAGCTCCACTTCTGCTTCGCCGACGTCACCCAGATTCAGTGGCTGGAGGTCATGCTGGGCTTCGTGCTGCCTTTCTGCGTCCTGGGCGTGTGCTACTTCAGAATAGCGCGCGTGCTCCAGCGGAGCCAGAGGGGGCGAGAAGGCCTGCCCGGCAGGCAGAAGGCCCTGCGGATGATCTCGGCGGCCGTGGtggtcttcttcctctgctggcTCCCGGAGAACGTGTTTGTGAGTTTCCACCTCCTAAGCGGCGACACGTACCGCGCCAGCGTGTGGCAGGACTACCCCCTGACAGGCCACGCCGTCAGGCTGGCGGCCTTCTCCAACAGTTGCCTGAACCCGCTCATCTACAGCTTCCTTGGGGAGACTTTTCAGGAGAAACTGAGGACCCGGTGGACCAAGCAGCACAGGTCGGCCTCGGGAAAATCCTTCTCTGCACCAGTTGCAAACACGGGTGGCCATGCGAAATGCAACAGGCCAAGCTACGCCACGCATTTAACGCCCCACGACCCTTCCTCAAACGGATGA
- the c21h8orf33 gene encoding UPF0488 protein C8orf33 homolog, which produces MAAEELLFIDIEPKSNICGPGEGRAEKLTWTCSDDTFRFNFLPESSPALQEKTSPSPGGCQTTASLISLTGPGSDFAFDFQIPPVENMETTDARDISSLSSQRHVREAKPSPPQGANPPPEPSLQSKAKKKKKKKSGRNNLSDAEAQQTPTSAEGGQGGGDPELSAEEQLNRQLDWCIEQLECSLGTQKIAPKQKEEASRALKTLRSSKAPLAKKRQVMRAMTGDYRKKMDEEKSRQHKLIQSEIASAQVKVVSKSPKKPLFHRRAEVKQAPGAGEKLDDVQDTDLNAKEETSAFVFTSSKEAFHFNFL; this is translated from the exons ATggcagcggaagagctgctgtttATAG ATATTGAACCAAAGTCAAACATCTGCGGTCCTGGTGAAGGCAGAGCTGAGAAGCTCACCTGGACTTGCAGTGACGACACTTTTAGATTTAACTTCCTCCCTGAAAGTTCCCCAGCTCTTCAAGAGAAAACATCTCCATCACCCGGCGGGTGCCAAACCACAGCCAGCCTCATATCCCTAACGGGACCCGGCTCTGATTTTGCCTTCGACTTTCAAATTCCTCCGGTGGAAAACATGGAGACGACGGATGCCCGAGACATCTCCTCTCTGAGCAGCCAGCGGCACGTCCGAGAGGCGAAGCCTTCCCCCCCGCAGGGGGCTAACCCCCCACCTGAGCCTTCACTGCAatcaaaagcaaagaagaagaagaagaagaaatctggAAGGAACAACCTCTCCGACGCAGAGGCACAGCAGACGCCAACTTCAGCTGAGGGGGGTCAAGGCGGCGGGGACCCAGAGCTG AGTGCTGAGGAGCAGCTGAACAGACAGCTGGACTGGTGCATCGAGCAGCTGGAATGTTCCCTGGGGACCCAGAAGATTGCACCTAAACAGA AAGAGGAAGCCTCCCGCGCCCTGAAGACTCTACGAAGCTCAAAAGCTCCCCTGGCCAAGAAGAGGCAGGTGATGAGAGCCATGACCGGGGATTACAGGAAGAAAATGGACGAGGAGAAGAGCAGGCAGCACAAGCTCATACAGAGTG AAATTGCATCCGCTCAGGTAAAAGTTGTTTCAAAATCTCCAAAGAAACCATTATTCCACCGGAGGGCTGAGGTCAAGCAGGCACCCGGCGCAGGGGAGAAGCTGGATGACGTGCAGGACACAGACCTGAATGCAAAGGAGGAGACCTCAGCTTTTGTCTTTACTTCGTCAAAGGAGGCCTTCCACTTCAACTTTCTGTGA
- the LOC119213171 gene encoding uncharacterized protein C7orf50 homolog, with translation MTKDKSSINPTKRKKLTSNVTVHAEETTDTKVKKKKMDIEEAPEQIPDATIKTSDKKRKKKKKAKQTETHAVEGEEDLSLEEKRVLERKMKKILKKEEKKRLKAEGETEPKAEAAGSIAPQQALDYLTCWAETRTEWRFQKTRQTWLLQHIFDFEQIPDEKFSVLLQYLEGLRGGSKDLTIQKALALVEESGQAPEDKDVQQRADRARQVIQLLS, from the exons atgacCAAAGACAAATCTTCGATAAATCCTACTAAAAGGAAGAAATTGACTTCAAATGTCACGGTTCATGCGGAAGAAACAACGGACaccaaagtaaaaaagaaaaagatggacATTGAG GAGGCTCCAGAACAGATTCCTGATGCGACAATAAAAACCAGCGACAaaaaacggaagaaaaaaaagaaggcaaagcAAACTGAG ACGCACGctgtggagggagaagaggacttGAGCCTTGAGGAGAAACGGGTcctggagaggaagatgaagaagatcctcaaaaaggaggagaagaagaggctcAAAGCTGAGGGGGAGACGGAACCGAAAGCTGAAGCCGCCGGATCCATCGCTCCTCAGCAGGCCTTGGACTACCTCACCTG CTGGGCTGAGACGCGTACCGAGTGGAGGTTTCAGAAGACCAGGCAGACGTGGTTACTGCAGCACATCTTTGACTTTGAACAG ATTCCAGATGAGAAGTTCTCCGTGCTGCTCCAGTACCTGGAGGGTCTTCGTGGAGGTTCTAAAGACCTCACCATCCAGAAGGCCCTGGCCCTGGTTGAAGAGTCGGGACAAGCGCCAGAGGACAAAGACGTCCAGCAGAGGGCGGACCGAGCGAGACAAGTCATCCAGCTGCTCTCCTGA
- the gnptg gene encoding N-acetylglucosamine-1-phosphotransferase subunit gamma gives MTAMEHLFHGIHRLLRPWVVCVSLFTFHGLAGKMKIVEEPNTFGLNNPFLTQGSRLQPKVTPSPVSGPAHFHRLAGKCFSLTESTYKYELCPFHNITQHEQSFRWNAYSGILGIWQEWEIENNTFTGMWMRDGDACGMRTRETKVIFVCSPSSKLAQVSEPSTCVYWITFETPLVCHPHSLLVYPTLSEKLQREWDEAEQARYEDLITEQGYNNLLKDIFEDAGLLKSRKVKEKQPEVAADSETHNSLQKCKEDFQKQREEIERLHALLNRHNIPFDSKQNDAKGPVVTTAKDDQHLRGDHGIVDLL, from the exons ATGACAGCGATGGAGCATTTGTTTCACGGGATACATCGTTTACTGAGACCGTGGGtggtctgtgtgtctcttttca CATTTCATGGACTCGCCGGTAAAATGAAGATAGTAGAGGAGCCAAACACATTTGG GTTGAACAATCCTTTTCTGACTCAGGGAAGCAGACTACAGCCTAAAGTGACCCCTTCTCCAGTCTCAG GCCCTGCACACTTTCATCGGCTTGCTGGGAAGTGCTTCAGTCTCACAGAGTCAAC GTATAAATATGAATTATGTCCCTTTCACAACATCACCCAACACGAACAGTCATTTAGATGGAATGCCTACAGTGGGATACTTGG GATCTGGCAGGAGTGGGAAATAGAAAACAACACGTTCACAGGCATGTGGATGAGAGACGGGGACGCGTGTGGAATGAGGACCAGGGAAACAAAG GTGATCTTCGTCTGCAGTCCAAGCAGCAAGCTCGCTCAAGTCTCAGAGCCCAGTACTTGTGTGTACTGGATCACCTTTGAGACCCCACTTGTTTGCCATCCACATTCCCTTTTAG tgtatcCAACACTGAGTGAGAAGCTCCAAAGGGAATGGGATGAAGCTGAGCAGGCTCGCTATGAAGATCTCATCACTGAGCAG GGATACAACAATCTTCTGAAGGATATTTTTGAGGACGCCGGCCTCCTGAAGAGCCGAAAAGTTAAGGAAAAGCAACCAGAAGTTGCAGCCgattcagaaacacacaactCTCTACAGAAGTGTAAAGAG gatttccaaaagcagagagaagagatTGAGCGACTTCATGCTCTCCTCAATCGACACAACATTCCCTTCGATTCAAAGCAAA ATGATGCAAAAGGACCAGTGGTTACTACAGCTAAGGATGATCAACACCTACGGGGAGATCACGGAATAGTCGATCTGCTGTGA
- the h3f3d gene encoding H3 histone, family 3D produces MARTKQTARKSTGGKAPRKQLATKAARKSAPSTGGVKKPHRYRPGTVALREIRRYQKSTELLIRKLPFQRLVREIAQDFKTDLRFQSAAIGALQEASEAYLVGLFEDTNLCAIHAKRVTIMPKDIQLARRIRGERA; encoded by the exons ATGGCTCGTACCAAGCAGACCGCTCGTAAATCCACCGGAGGAAAGGCGCCTAGGAAGCAGCTGGCCACCAAGGCTGCAAGGAAAAGCGCGCCATCCACTGGTGGAGTGAAGAAGCCCCACAGATACAG GCCCGGTACTGTTGCTCTGCGTGAGATCCGTCGTTATCAGAAGTCCACTGAGCTGCTCATCAGGAAGCTGCCTTTCCAACGACTTGTGAGGGAAATCGCTCAAGATTTCAAGACGGATCTGCGTTTCCAAAGTGCAGCTATTGGTGCTCTGCAG GAAGCCAGTGAGGCATACTTGGTTGGACTGTTTGAAGACACCAATCTGTGCGCTATTCACGCAAAGAGGGTTACCATCATGCCAAAGGACATTCAGCTGGCCAGGCGAATTCGAGGAGAGCGTGCATAA
- the LOC119213131 gene encoding ubiquinol-cytochrome-c reductase complex assembly factor 4, producing MSSPAGRVFAGLMRASLGRAVLVHRTAPISRVNCERLLSLSSQTPAESKDGDKEANNEPIKFSTSKASHRIWKVERSMGSQYERPWWKVLPISLVLTGFLLWCALRTQTDIDAELEKHLFERLPGLLSDEDKPQDK from the exons ATGTCTTCACCCGCGGGACGAGTGTTCGCCGGTCTGATGCGCGCTTCTCTCGGTCGAGCGGTTTTGGTTCATAGGACCGCTCCGATATCCCG agtGAACTGCGAGCGTCTCCTATCGCTGAGCTCCCAGACGCCGGCCGAGTCCAAAGATGGAGATAAGGAGGCAAACAATGAACCCATCAAGTTCTCCACCAGTAAGGCCAGTCACCGGATCTGGAAAGTCGAGCGCTCTATGGGGAGCCAGTACGAGCGGCCCTGGTGGAAAGTTCTCCCCATCAGCCTGGTTCTCACCGGCTTCCTGCTGTGGTGTGCACTGAGAACCCAGACGGACATTGATGCAGAGCTGGAGAAGCACCTTTTTGAGCGTCTACCTGGCTTACTTTCTGATGAGGACAAACCTCAAGATAAATAA